Proteins from one Shewanella pealeana ATCC 700345 genomic window:
- the trmA gene encoding tRNA (uridine(54)-C5)-methyltransferase TrmA, whose protein sequence is MNLAAMDPTTYDVQLEAKCVKLKQLFADFDTPELETFSSEPAHYRMRAEFRVWHEGEDLYYYMFDKELNSKVRCDQFLPASELINKMMPALVELLKPNTILRHRLFQIDFLSTLSGEILVSLLYHKQLDSEWEQQAKILKQTLSTQFNVNLIGRARKQKIIFDKDFVVESLNVAGKQLQYHQIENSFTQPNGKVSVKMLEWAIDITKNSSGDLLELYCGNGNFSIALAQNFERVLATELAKPSVESAQYNIKVNQVENLQIIRMSAEDFTEAMAKKRSFRRLEGIDLDSYNCNTIFVDPPRAGLDADTVKLVQGYERIVYISCNPNTLIDNLAELSKTHKITRFALFDQFPYTDHMESGVFLEKK, encoded by the coding sequence ATGAATTTAGCAGCAATGGATCCTACAACCTATGATGTGCAACTAGAAGCAAAGTGCGTCAAGTTAAAGCAGTTATTTGCTGATTTTGATACCCCTGAACTGGAAACATTCAGTTCCGAACCTGCTCACTACCGTATGCGTGCTGAGTTTAGAGTTTGGCATGAAGGTGAAGACCTCTATTACTATATGTTTGATAAAGAGCTTAATAGTAAAGTTCGTTGTGATCAGTTCCTGCCGGCAAGCGAATTGATTAATAAAATGATGCCTGCTTTAGTAGAGTTATTAAAGCCGAATACTATTTTACGCCACCGTCTGTTCCAAATTGATTTCTTGTCCACGCTAAGCGGCGAGATTTTAGTTTCACTGTTATATCACAAGCAGCTGGATAGTGAGTGGGAACAACAGGCTAAAATCCTTAAACAAACTCTTAGCACCCAGTTTAACGTAAACTTAATTGGCCGAGCGCGTAAGCAGAAGATCATCTTTGATAAAGACTTCGTGGTTGAGTCACTCAATGTTGCTGGCAAACAACTACAGTATCATCAGATTGAGAACAGCTTCACTCAGCCAAACGGTAAGGTGTCAGTTAAGATGCTTGAGTGGGCTATTGATATCACCAAGAATAGCAGTGGTGATCTACTAGAGCTTTATTGTGGTAACGGTAACTTCTCTATCGCGTTAGCACAAAACTTTGAGCGCGTATTAGCAACTGAACTGGCCAAGCCTTCTGTTGAGTCAGCGCAATACAATATCAAAGTTAACCAAGTCGAGAACCTGCAGATCATCCGTATGTCAGCAGAAGACTTTACCGAAGCTATGGCGAAGAAGCGCAGCTTTAGACGCTTAGAAGGTATCGATTTAGATAGTTATAACTGTAATACCATTTTTGTTGACCCACCACGAGCTGGGCTAGATGCGGATACGGTTAAGCTTGTGCAAGGTTATGAGCGTATCGTTTATATCTCATGTAACCCTAATACCCTTAT
- the murI gene encoding glutamate racemase, whose amino-acid sequence MFGPILIFDSGIGGLSIFDEIRKVLPDQDCCYLFDNARLPYGELEESVLIKGCVELICEQALKIDASLVVVACNSASTLVLPGLRERLSIPIVGVVPAIKPAAKLSIARHIGLLATPGTIKRSYTRELIEQFADGCKVELFGSSELVMLAEAKLAGESVDLIKLRAQLEPIRQSKLDTLVLGCTHFPIIASEMQQILGNGVKLLDSGVAIAQRVVFLLNEFSLDKVVDNRTKNLTAIYTTAEISAGLTTRLAEKGFTKIVSRSSANLG is encoded by the coding sequence TTGTTTGGACCTATTCTTATTTTTGACTCAGGGATCGGTGGACTATCGATTTTCGATGAGATCAGAAAAGTATTACCCGATCAAGATTGCTGCTATCTATTCGATAATGCCCGTTTACCTTATGGTGAGTTAGAAGAGTCGGTTCTTATTAAAGGTTGTGTAGAGCTTATTTGCGAACAGGCACTTAAGATCGATGCATCATTAGTTGTTGTTGCCTGCAATTCGGCAAGTACTTTAGTGCTCCCTGGTTTACGAGAAAGATTATCTATTCCTATTGTAGGGGTTGTGCCAGCAATTAAACCCGCTGCAAAGTTATCTATAGCAAGGCATATTGGTTTACTGGCAACGCCAGGTACGATTAAGCGATCCTATACCAGAGAGTTAATTGAACAATTTGCCGATGGATGCAAGGTAGAGCTTTTTGGCTCATCTGAACTCGTGATGTTGGCTGAGGCCAAACTTGCAGGGGAAAGCGTAGATTTGATTAAGCTGAGAGCTCAACTAGAGCCTATTCGTCAATCGAAGTTAGACACCCTAGTTCTAGGATGTACTCACTTTCCTATAATAGCGAGCGAGATGCAGCAGATCTTAGGTAATGGAGTTAAGTTACTCGATTCAGGAGTTGCAATCGCCCAGAGGGTCGTTTTTCTGCTTAACGAGTTTTCGCTGGATAAAGTCGTTGATAATAGAACGAAGAATTTAACGGCAATTTATACTACGGCAGAGATATCGGCGGGTTTAACAACCAGACTAGCTGAAAAAGGCTTCACTAAGATAGTGTCACGCTCTTCAGCCAATCTAGGTTAG
- a CDS encoding RNA recognition motif domain-containing protein: MQKSFLIVLAVAIIGALAIFQIAPDLNGAIAFFTGAIIASVIFSLQSKTPASTTNSNEPYSGPTMTLYVGNLPYRVHEGEVKALFGEFGPVNSVRLVRDRKTGRRKGFGFIEMSEAGAKKAMTKLNEFDFQERTLKVREAKSQDSDKSDNA, from the coding sequence ATGCAGAAGTCATTCTTGATCGTATTGGCCGTAGCCATTATTGGTGCACTCGCTATTTTTCAAATCGCACCGGATCTAAACGGCGCCATCGCTTTCTTTACTGGTGCTATCATCGCGAGCGTTATTTTTTCTCTTCAATCTAAAACGCCTGCTTCTACAACTAATAGTAATGAACCATATAGCGGTCCAACCATGACTCTATATGTAGGTAATCTTCCTTATCGTGTACACGAAGGAGAAGTAAAAGCTCTATTTGGTGAGTTTGGCCCAGTAAACTCTGTACGTTTAGTTCGTGATCGTAAGACTGGCCGTCGTAAAGGTTTTGGATTTATTGAAATGTCAGAAGCTGGCGCTAAGAAAGCTATGACAAAATTGAATGAATTCGATTTCCAAGAAAGAACATTAAAAGTGCGTGAGGCTAAATCTCAAGATTCCGATAAAAGTGATAACGCATAA